The proteins below are encoded in one region of Rhizobacter sp.:
- a CDS encoding sterol desaturase family protein: protein MLTPAQVIVLATPVFLLLIGIEFLVGLKRGRNTYRLNDAMNSIGLGIISQLVDLFAKLFTLWLYALVFEHASLWQLSAKDAWVWVAGLVLYDFCYYWHHRLGHTVALFWAAHVVHHQSEDYNLSTALRQTGSGWVGGWLFYLPMAVLGFPPLVFGVVALIDLLYQYWVHTQHIGKLGWFDRWFCAPSNHRVHHAVNDRYLDKNYGGIFIVWDRLFGSFIEEDDREPIVYGTRGPLRSWNPVWANLQYYTELFKDAWHAKHWGDKLRVWFKHPGWRPADVAARFPKPAFDIAQVQRYDPPMSRGAQWVSAGLFVALLGVTSLLLWNAHTLSLPQQVVGVVGVVLGLCGVGWISERQHP from the coding sequence ATGCTCACCCCCGCCCAAGTGATCGTCCTCGCGACGCCGGTCTTCCTGCTGCTGATCGGAATCGAGTTCCTCGTCGGCCTCAAGCGTGGCCGCAACACCTACCGGCTCAACGATGCGATGAACAGCATCGGCCTCGGGATCATCAGCCAGCTGGTCGACCTCTTCGCGAAGCTCTTCACGCTGTGGCTCTACGCACTCGTGTTCGAGCACGCCTCGCTGTGGCAGCTGTCGGCGAAAGACGCGTGGGTGTGGGTCGCAGGCCTCGTGCTCTACGACTTCTGCTACTACTGGCATCACCGCCTCGGCCACACGGTCGCGCTTTTCTGGGCGGCGCACGTGGTGCACCACCAGAGCGAGGACTACAACCTGTCCACCGCCTTGCGGCAGACCGGCAGCGGCTGGGTGGGCGGCTGGCTCTTCTACCTGCCGATGGCGGTGCTGGGCTTTCCGCCGCTCGTCTTCGGCGTGGTGGCCTTGATCGACCTGCTCTACCAGTACTGGGTGCACACGCAGCACATCGGCAAGCTCGGCTGGTTCGACCGCTGGTTCTGCGCGCCGAGCAACCACCGCGTGCACCACGCGGTCAACGACCGCTACCTCGACAAGAACTACGGCGGCATCTTCATCGTCTGGGACCGCCTCTTCGGCAGCTTCATCGAGGAAGACGACCGTGAGCCCATCGTCTACGGCACTCGCGGCCCGCTGCGCAGCTGGAACCCGGTGTGGGCCAACCTGCAGTACTACACCGAGCTCTTCAAGGACGCGTGGCACGCGAAGCATTGGGGCGACAAGCTGCGCGTGTGGTTCAAGCACCCCGGCTGGCGGCCGGCCGACGTGGCGGCGCGGTTTCCCAAGCCGGCGTTCGACATCGCGCAGGTGCAGCGCTACGACCCGCCGATGTCGCGCGGCGCGCAGTGGGTGTCGGCCGGCCTCTTCGTCGCCCTGCTCGGCGTGACCTCGCTCTTGCTGTGGAACGCCCACACCCTGAGCCTGCCGCAGCAGGTGGTGGGGGTGGTGGGCGTCGTGCTCGGCCTGTGCGGGGTCGGCTGGATCAGCGAGCGGCAACACCCATGA
- a CDS encoding histidine phosphatase family protein, producing MNHVTRVLAIRHGETAWNVDTRIQGQLDIPLNETGRWQAERLAAAVADDELHAIYASDLQRAHQTAQAISRATGLPITAEPGLRERGFGSFEGHTYQEIEARWPEESLRWRKRELDFSPGGVGESLRVFYERCVNTAARLAAAHPGQTIAIVAHGGVMDCLYRAASRLDLQAARSWQLGNASINRLLYTPEGFSLVGWSDTSHLDQGSLDESNDRVGHAA from the coding sequence ATGAACCACGTCACCCGGGTGCTCGCCATCCGCCACGGCGAGACCGCCTGGAACGTCGACACCCGCATCCAGGGCCAGCTCGACATCCCGCTGAATGAGACCGGCCGCTGGCAGGCCGAGCGCCTGGCCGCCGCCGTGGCCGACGACGAGCTGCATGCGATCTACGCGAGCGACCTGCAGCGCGCACACCAGACCGCGCAGGCCATCTCGCGCGCCACCGGGCTGCCCATCACCGCCGAGCCAGGCCTGCGCGAGCGGGGCTTCGGCAGCTTCGAAGGCCACACCTACCAGGAGATCGAGGCGCGCTGGCCCGAGGAGTCGCTGCGCTGGCGCAAGCGCGAGCTCGACTTCAGCCCCGGCGGCGTGGGCGAGTCGTTGCGGGTCTTCTACGAGCGCTGCGTCAACACCGCCGCGCGCCTGGCCGCGGCGCACCCCGGGCAGACGATCGCCATCGTGGCGCACGGCGGCGTGATGGACTGCCTCTACCGCGCCGCCTCGCGGCTCGACCTGCAGGCGGCTCGCTCCTGGCAGCTCGGCAACGCCAGCATCAACCGCCTGCTCTACACGCCCGAGGGGTTCAGCCTCGTCGGCTGGAGCGACACCTCGCACCTTGACCAGGGCTCGCTCGACGAGAGCAACGACCGCGTGGGCCACGCGGCCTGA